A stretch of Aureispira sp. CCB-E DNA encodes these proteins:
- a CDS encoding T9SS type A sorting domain-containing protein, with translation MKTSFLFLFFSLLASYNYGQALTTDWVTSIPGDAFEQNSNMAQAPCGDIYTVGFFQGASFGSLSSAGIEKGFISKYNEQGQLLWLKQLAGNSIDRINSITIGNDNEIYIVGEFRGTFRYNNDSLVSFDELDVLIAKIDSSGNFQWATSLTGWGQESAYDVSISNNGQLIVTGYYENNLTIGAFSLTANNLRDIFIVSIDQQGNPVWLKTLSGPGIEYGRSIAIDSSNNIYVAGAFRDALYPNSATTVYGFGSYDAFLAKYDATGQFLWIKVMGGPSVDEGYYVNIDSKQNPVLVGWYDRSMQIDTFILNGAKEEDGFAVKFSPNGDLTWAFPLAGTFDERVYAVDFDSDDNIYLLGTVDSLLVIGGDSLTNRHLNRPTDIFVIKIDENSNYKWGQTLGHYYNDFCFDLIVHDPTTVYIVGSYQDTSIFVNDTLISQEGYDVFLGRFSMDTTVSIHQISNNSDIATINLYPNPAVQLQSTLEYTLTQSTDVIISVYDLLGQELHKKIFKNQPAGVYHTPIQLPQQASSIYFVRIETKSTTQVLELVSP, from the coding sequence ATGAAAACATCTTTCCTTTTCTTATTCTTCTCTCTTTTAGCCAGTTACAACTACGGGCAAGCTCTAACGACAGATTGGGTTACCTCTATTCCAGGAGATGCCTTTGAGCAAAATAGCAATATGGCACAGGCTCCTTGTGGTGACATTTATACCGTTGGCTTTTTTCAAGGCGCTTCATTTGGTTCGTTAAGTAGTGCTGGAATCGAAAAAGGCTTTATTTCTAAATACAATGAACAAGGGCAACTTCTGTGGTTAAAACAACTCGCTGGCAATAGCATTGATCGCATTAATAGTATTACTATTGGCAACGATAATGAAATCTATATTGTTGGAGAGTTTAGAGGTACTTTCCGATATAATAATGATAGTTTGGTTAGTTTTGACGAACTAGATGTTTTGATTGCAAAAATAGACAGTTCTGGAAATTTTCAATGGGCAACTAGCTTAACAGGATGGGGACAAGAAAGCGCCTACGATGTTTCTATATCTAACAATGGGCAACTTATCGTTACGGGGTATTATGAAAATAATTTAACGATAGGTGCTTTTAGTCTGACAGCAAACAACTTAAGGGATATATTTATTGTATCCATTGATCAACAAGGTAATCCTGTTTGGTTAAAAACATTGAGTGGGCCGGGAATTGAGTATGGTCGATCTATTGCTATTGATAGTAGCAATAATATCTATGTTGCTGGAGCCTTTAGAGACGCCTTATACCCCAATAGCGCTACTACGGTTTATGGATTTGGAAGCTACGATGCTTTTTTAGCAAAATACGACGCTACAGGGCAATTCTTGTGGATCAAGGTAATGGGTGGTCCTAGTGTAGACGAAGGGTATTATGTTAACATTGACAGTAAGCAAAACCCTGTCCTTGTTGGCTGGTATGATCGCTCTATGCAAATTGATACGTTTATCTTAAATGGTGCAAAAGAAGAAGATGGATTTGCTGTAAAATTTTCACCCAACGGAGACTTAACATGGGCATTCCCATTGGCTGGGACATTTGACGAACGAGTGTATGCCGTTGACTTTGATTCAGATGATAATATCTATCTCTTGGGAACGGTCGATAGTTTGTTGGTGATAGGTGGGGATTCTTTAACCAATCGTCACTTAAATCGCCCCACAGATATATTTGTTATCAAAATAGATGAGAACTCAAATTACAAATGGGGGCAAACGTTAGGACATTACTACAACGACTTCTGTTTTGATTTAATCGTTCATGATCCGACTACAGTATACATCGTAGGAAGTTATCAAGACACCTCTATCTTTGTCAACGATACTTTAATAAGTCAAGAAGGATACGATGTATTTTTGGGTCGATTTAGTATGGACACAACCGTCTCTATCCATCAAATATCCAACAACTCTGATATCGCAACTATTAACCTCTATCCCAATCCCGCTGTTCAACTCCAAAGCACTTTAGAGTATACTCTAACTCAGTCTACCGATGTTATCATTAGTGTTTACGATCTTTTAGGACAAGAACTGCACAAAAAAATATTTAAAAACCAACCCGCAGGAGTTTATCACACTCCCATTCAGCTCCCGCAACAAGCTTCCTCTATTTACTTTGTTCGGATAGAAACCAAGTCTACGACTCAAGTATTAGAATTGGTTAGTCCTTAA
- a CDS encoding heavy metal-binding domain-containing protein, producing MLMTTTSTLENKIIKEYVGVVSGETIIGANIFKDFFAAIRDVFGGRSRSYERVLRQAKEIAMKEMGENAKALGANGVIGIDLDYETVGKGMLMVTASGTAIDYE from the coding sequence ATGTTAATGACAACCACTAGTACCCTAGAAAATAAAATTATTAAAGAATATGTTGGTGTTGTTTCGGGAGAAACGATTATTGGTGCCAATATATTCAAAGACTTTTTTGCTGCCATTCGAGATGTTTTTGGTGGTCGTTCTCGCTCTTATGAAAGGGTATTGCGCCAAGCCAAAGAAATTGCCATGAAAGAAATGGGCGAAAATGCCAAAGCTTTAGGAGCCAATGGTGTTATTGGAATTGATTTAGATTACGAAACAGTCGGTAAAGGAATGTTAATGGTAACCGCTTCTGGAACAGCGATAGATTATGAGTAG
- a CDS encoding phospholipase D-like domain-containing protein, with product MKQFLLLIFALPNLLLAQKQINHIQQKQITQNSFQLCWESSWAGKAAVQYGLTPNLEIGVQEASPTKNASNYQVTLHHLQAATFYYVRPFVTNGTDTIWGATGYYSTQSNSTGVIHVMFNQGIDPLYSNGSIPYINSGGSNIENEIISRINQATTSIDIAVYNNTRSAIVTALNNAQSNGVQVRYIANSGAITSNAALNNSTLTFPVFYANTADLMHNKFMVIDAHSVNNSWVWTGSCNWTYTDMYTNYNNSVLIQDQALAQAYILEFEEMWGSNTASYNASNSKVGAQKLNNTPHTFNIGGRLVEAYFSPSDNTTNEIESSLYSADNDIEFCLLSYTRNELGTAIRNEHQSGTLEHGIMENINDPGSEYNWLTGQGVNLLADNHSTMLHHKYAVVDAGNINSDPLVITGSHNWTTAAEERNDENTLIIHDVDIANLYLQEFTARWCEVKNNVNCSLPFSVFSNTKRVERVEEAIQIYPNPATGSISIEIEEGTDERVEAKLYSPTGQLLQRAILGNQYGTYFWEIDVDKNGIYFLSIQSKTKIWKKSIHVIR from the coding sequence ATGAAACAATTTTTACTTTTAATTTTTGCACTTCCCAATTTATTACTGGCTCAAAAACAAATTAATCATATCCAACAGAAGCAAATTACACAAAATAGTTTTCAGCTTTGTTGGGAAAGTAGTTGGGCAGGAAAAGCTGCTGTGCAATACGGTTTAACTCCTAATTTGGAGATAGGCGTACAAGAGGCATCCCCAACCAAGAATGCATCTAATTATCAAGTTACACTACACCATCTTCAGGCAGCTACTTTTTATTATGTTCGACCATTTGTAACGAATGGAACCGATACAATTTGGGGAGCAACAGGATACTACAGTACACAGTCTAATTCTACAGGAGTGATTCATGTAATGTTTAATCAAGGTATTGACCCTTTGTACTCCAATGGTTCGATTCCTTACATTAATTCAGGAGGAAGTAATATTGAAAATGAAATTATTAGTAGGATTAATCAGGCGACAACTAGTATTGATATTGCTGTCTATAATAATACAAGAAGTGCCATTGTAACAGCATTAAATAATGCACAAAGCAACGGGGTGCAAGTTCGTTATATTGCCAATAGTGGAGCAATTACTAGCAATGCTGCTTTGAATAATTCTACCCTTACATTTCCTGTTTTTTATGCCAATACAGCCGATTTGATGCACAATAAATTTATGGTTATAGATGCCCATAGTGTTAACAATTCGTGGGTTTGGACTGGATCCTGTAATTGGACGTATACAGATATGTATACCAATTATAATAATTCTGTTTTGATTCAAGACCAAGCATTGGCGCAAGCCTATATCTTAGAATTTGAAGAAATGTGGGGGAGTAATACCGCAAGTTACAACGCTAGTAATTCAAAAGTTGGTGCTCAAAAATTGAATAACACGCCTCATACATTTAATATTGGTGGTCGGTTAGTGGAGGCTTACTTTTCACCTTCTGACAATACAACCAACGAAATTGAATCCAGTCTTTATTCTGCGGATAATGACATTGAATTTTGCTTGTTATCATATACAAGAAATGAACTGGGAACAGCTATTCGCAACGAACATCAATCAGGAACTTTGGAACATGGTATTATGGAAAATATCAACGATCCTGGTTCAGAATATAATTGGTTGACGGGGCAAGGGGTTAACTTATTGGCGGATAACCATAGCACGATGTTGCACCACAAATATGCAGTTGTCGATGCAGGTAATATAAATTCTGACCCTTTGGTTATTACAGGTTCTCACAATTGGACAACAGCTGCCGAGGAACGTAACGATGAGAATACTTTGATTATTCATGATGTGGATATTGCTAATTTGTATTTACAAGAATTTACTGCTCGTTGGTGTGAGGTTAAGAACAATGTCAATTGTAGCTTGCCATTTTCTGTTTTCTCAAATACGAAGCGTGTGGAAAGAGTAGAAGAGGCAATTCAGATTTATCCAAATCCAGCTACAGGCAGCATAAGCATTGAAATTGAGGAGGGGACAGATGAGCGAGTTGAGGCAAAGTTGTATAGTCCAACAGGACAGTTGTTGCAACGTGCTATCTTAGGAAACCAATATGGAACTTATTTTTGGGAAATAGATGTTGATAAGAATGGAATTTATTTCCTGTCGATTCAAAGTAAAACAAAGATTTGGAAAAAATCTATTCATGTGATTCGATGA